Proteins encoded by one window of Frankiales bacterium:
- a CDS encoding AAA family ATPase codes for MPAFGPGDLVELLGVPFSDEQLEAITAPLRPYVVVAGAGSGKTTVMTARVVWLVATGQVRPEQVLGLTFTTKAAGELSARVRRAVTRLADRTSGVPLDQVGEPTVATYHAFAGRLLAEHGLRIGVEPGARLLTEAASVQLAHRVVTRTRRDLSPLGYAVSSIVEQVRALDSELAEHCLEPADLRACDLASVAEVDAQAKLSAAARTLRETAVARIEVSHLVDELRAARTARDLVDFSDQMRFGARLAEECPEVGQAVREQFPVVLLDEYQDTSVAQRRLLTGLVGGGHPVTAVGDPLQAIYGWRGASVANIDGFPQHFPQRDGSPSPVLRLSENRRSGTRILEAANELAAPLRGLHPQVAPLVSPRAERGAGGVRVALHATYAEEMAWVGERVREVVDAGTPAGDVAVLARATSDFPALVRAVTERGVAVEVVGLDGMLTLPEVAEVVAILDVLHDSTANPSLLRLLTGPRWRIGLRDLALLGERAAVLAGSGHRDTEDVDEQLDAAVAGVDPADVVSLLDALDDPGPLDYDPVARDRFAALAAEIRLLRRSVGDPLPDLVHRVITVTGLDVEMASAPELLRLHRAEGLASFVDLVAGFADSEGDATIGAFLAWLAIAARFESVPELDRPPSPDAVQLMTVHRAKGLEWPVVVLPCLTAGVFPQSRGIARWTSSVRAVPFPLRGDAASLPRLPGQSAADHKAFVDECRAYSALEELRLVYVAVTRAERLVLASGSWWGPTQSRRRGPSPYLESLRERCLDGAGEVDAWADEPAEDATNPVLGDVDEVPWPPRPDADLAARRRWTADGVAAHLGLDVADLRAEHAGLAAAPAASPLLGLDAGELETVRGWDDDIALLLEERRAEGARTRRVPLPSSLSASDLVRLAADPELFTRRLARPVPAAPAASARRGTRFHAWVEQHFGLRPLLEPDDLPGAADAEIDSDEDLAAMQQAFLTSPYAERTPLAVEVPFALVLAGRVVPGRIDAVFAATDAAGRTRFEVVDWKTSKRHDADPVQLAIYRVAYAELQGVPVDDVDAAFVYVRDGAVVRPDELLDRAALESLLGGRPGA; via the coding sequence CTGCCCGCCTTCGGGCCGGGCGACCTCGTCGAGCTGCTCGGCGTCCCCTTCAGCGACGAGCAGCTCGAGGCGATCACCGCGCCGCTGCGGCCCTACGTCGTGGTCGCCGGCGCGGGCTCCGGCAAGACGACGGTCATGACGGCGCGCGTCGTTTGGCTCGTCGCCACCGGGCAGGTGCGGCCGGAGCAGGTGCTGGGGCTCACCTTCACCACCAAGGCGGCGGGCGAGCTGTCCGCCCGGGTGCGCCGGGCGGTCACGCGGCTCGCGGACCGCACCTCCGGCGTCCCGCTGGACCAGGTGGGCGAGCCCACGGTCGCCACCTACCACGCGTTCGCGGGCCGCCTGCTCGCCGAGCACGGGCTGCGCATCGGGGTCGAGCCGGGGGCGCGTCTGCTCACCGAGGCGGCCTCCGTCCAGCTCGCGCACCGGGTGGTCACGCGCACCCGGCGCGACCTGTCGCCCCTCGGCTACGCCGTCTCCTCGATCGTGGAGCAGGTCCGCGCGCTCGACTCCGAGCTCGCCGAGCACTGCCTCGAGCCGGCCGACCTGCGCGCGTGCGACCTCGCCTCGGTGGCCGAGGTCGACGCCCAGGCCAAGCTGTCCGCGGCGGCGCGCACCCTGCGCGAGACGGCAGTGGCCCGCATCGAGGTCTCCCACCTCGTGGACGAGCTGCGGGCCGCGCGCACGGCCCGCGACCTCGTCGACTTCTCCGACCAGATGCGCTTCGGCGCCCGGCTGGCCGAGGAGTGCCCGGAGGTGGGTCAGGCGGTGCGCGAGCAGTTCCCCGTGGTGCTGCTCGACGAGTACCAGGACACCTCGGTGGCCCAGCGCCGTCTCCTCACGGGTCTCGTCGGCGGCGGCCACCCGGTCACCGCGGTGGGCGACCCGCTCCAGGCGATCTACGGCTGGCGGGGGGCGAGCGTCGCCAACATCGACGGGTTCCCACAGCACTTCCCGCAGCGCGACGGCTCGCCCTCGCCGGTGCTGCGCCTGTCGGAGAACCGGCGCTCCGGCACCCGCATCCTCGAGGCGGCCAACGAGCTGGCCGCGCCGCTGCGCGGCCTGCACCCGCAGGTGGCGCCGCTGGTGTCGCCGCGCGCGGAGCGCGGCGCCGGCGGGGTGCGCGTCGCCCTGCACGCCACCTACGCCGAGGAGATGGCCTGGGTGGGCGAGCGCGTGCGCGAGGTCGTCGACGCCGGCACGCCGGCCGGCGACGTCGCCGTCCTCGCCCGCGCCACCTCGGACTTCCCGGCCCTGGTCCGTGCGGTCACCGAGCGCGGCGTCGCCGTCGAGGTCGTCGGCCTCGACGGCATGCTCACGCTGCCGGAGGTGGCCGAGGTCGTCGCGATCCTCGACGTGCTCCACGACTCCACCGCCAACCCGTCCCTGCTCCGGCTCCTCACCGGCCCGCGCTGGCGCATCGGCCTGCGCGACCTCGCGCTGCTGGGCGAGCGGGCCGCGGTGCTGGCCGGGAGCGGGCACCGCGACACCGAGGACGTCGACGAGCAGCTCGACGCCGCGGTCGCCGGCGTCGACCCGGCCGACGTCGTCTCGCTGCTCGACGCGCTCGACGACCCCGGCCCGCTCGACTACGACCCGGTCGCGCGTGACCGCTTCGCCGCGCTCGCGGCCGAGATCCGGCTGCTGCGCCGCAGCGTGGGCGACCCGCTCCCGGACCTGGTGCACCGCGTCATCACCGTCACCGGCCTCGACGTCGAGATGGCCTCGGCGCCGGAGCTGCTCCGCCTGCACCGCGCGGAGGGGCTGGCGTCCTTCGTCGACCTCGTCGCCGGCTTCGCCGACTCCGAGGGCGACGCGACGATCGGCGCGTTCCTGGCCTGGCTCGCCATCGCCGCCCGCTTCGAGTCGGTGCCGGAGCTCGACCGTCCGCCGTCGCCGGACGCCGTGCAGCTGATGACCGTGCACCGCGCCAAGGGGCTCGAGTGGCCCGTCGTGGTGCTGCCGTGCCTCACCGCGGGGGTGTTCCCGCAGTCGCGCGGCATCGCGCGCTGGACCTCGTCGGTGCGCGCGGTCCCGTTCCCGCTGCGCGGCGACGCGGCGTCGCTGCCGCGCCTGCCCGGCCAGAGCGCGGCCGACCACAAGGCGTTCGTCGACGAGTGCCGGGCCTACAGCGCGCTCGAGGAGCTGCGGCTGGTGTACGTCGCCGTCACCCGCGCGGAGCGGCTGGTCCTGGCCAGCGGCTCGTGGTGGGGGCCCACGCAGAGCCGCCGTCGTGGCCCCTCGCCCTACCTCGAGTCGCTGCGCGAGCGCTGCCTCGACGGGGCGGGCGAGGTCGACGCCTGGGCCGACGAGCCGGCCGAGGACGCCACCAACCCGGTGCTGGGCGACGTCGACGAGGTGCCGTGGCCGCCCCGCCCGGACGCCGACCTCGCGGCCCGACGCCGGTGGACCGCCGACGGGGTCGCGGCGCACCTGGGCCTCGATGTCGCCGACCTGCGCGCCGAGCACGCCGGGCTCGCAGCGGCGCCGGCCGCCTCGCCGCTGCTCGGGCTCGACGCCGGGGAGCTCGAGACGGTGCGCGGCTGGGACGACGACATCGCGCTGCTGCTCGAGGAGCGCCGGGCGGAGGGGGCCCGTACCCGGCGCGTGCCCCTGCCGTCCTCGCTGTCGGCGTCCGACCTCGTGCGGCTCGCGGCCGACCCCGAGCTGTTCACCCGGAGGCTGGCCCGCCCCGTGCCGGCCGCGCCGGCCGCCTCCGCGCGGCGCGGCACGCGGTTCCACGCGTGGGTCGAGCAGCACTTCGGGCTGCGACCGCTGCTCGAGCCCGACGACCTCCCGGGTGCCGCCGACGCCGAGATCGACAGCGACGAGGACCTCGCCGCGATGCAGCAGGCGTTCCTGACCTCGCCCTACGCCGAGCGCACGCCGCTGGCCGTCGAGGTGCCGTTCGCCCTCGTGCTCGCCGGCCGCGTCGTGCCGGGGCGCATCGACGCGGTGTTCGCCGCCACCGACGCCGCCGGGCGCACCCGCTTCGAGGTCGTCGACTGGAAGACCTCGAAGCGCCACGACGCGGACCCGGTGCAGCTCGCCATCTATCGCGTGGCCTACGCCGAGCTCCAGGGTGTGCCGGTCGACGACGTCGACGCGGCCTTCGTCTACGTCCGCGACGGCGCCGTGGTGCGGCCCGACGAGCTGCTCGACCGGGCCGCCCTCGAGTCGCTGCTCGGCGGCCGCCCCGGCGCCTGA
- a CDS encoding AAA family ATPase, with amino-acid sequence MLDRTAPLPLDAPDLDAEQRRVVAHRGGPLLVLAGPGTGKTTTLVEAMVARLSGPDPLHPDQVLGLTFGRRAAQEWRARVTARLGGGLVPQVATFHSFAYALVREHADPVAYAEPLRLLSGPEQELRLRELLTGSVRDGRLDWPPELAAALGTRGLAAEVRAVVAQARALGLDPTDLESLASGAGALGPAWRAVGQFLGEYLDVLDAEGVTDYTEVVHRAALLAHDPHVQPGLHARYRAVFVDEYQDTDPAQVRLLAGLVAPGAELVVVGDPDQSIYAFRGADARGILTFRERFRAPDGSPAPVVVLTRTRRFGPVLREAAGRVLRSAALGPLPADVVRAHRSPVCEGAAYGDGRVEVRTFDSESAEAGHIADALRRAHLEQGVPWDDMAVLVRSGRRSVGPMRRALAAAGVPVEVAGDELPLHEEPAVAPLLAMLAASVDPHHEDPAALDETAVHDLLLSPLADADPADLRRLGRALRRVEREADPAARPTPSATLLRRLLLDLAADPAAPVPVSESSSGRDARARFALAAVRRLARLLRDARAVVERHGGTEEVLWAVWSGCAARGGSGWPHRLESAALRGGEAGRRADADLDAVLALFAAAERVEDRFGGRRGVANFLAELREQQIPADTLAERGLRGPAVRLLTAHRAKGLQWRLVVVAGVQEGAWPDVRRRGSLLQPDRLHVSGLVAPPPPAALLAEERRLFYVACTRAQERLMVTAVRSVLDDGPQPSRFLDEIAGHELGPADHLPGRPARPLSVAGLVAQLRATAADPDRPPALREAAVRRLAVLASAEHEGRALVPAARPEHWWGLAEPTSSGTPVRPLDEPLAFSGSQLQAMTRCPLQWFLGHEVHGEVARTTALGFGSIVHVIADAVAREQLPPDPDALDERIDQVWSELGFEAVWQSRSERVAASEAVRRFLAWHDSRPDRTFLASEHKFEVTVAVGERGVALRGSFDRVEVDADGAVRIADLKTQKSKLRAEDLPQHPQMGVYQVAVREGALRELPAELLEQAGLAGPPESPPVGGAELVLLRLGKGGQPEVQPQPPIGDGLTWVDVALHEADSHVRTESFPARPGESCRFCSFRRACPGTDEGREVLP; translated from the coding sequence GCCGAGCAGCGCCGCGTCGTCGCGCACCGCGGCGGCCCCCTGCTCGTGCTGGCCGGCCCCGGCACCGGCAAGACCACCACGCTGGTCGAGGCCATGGTGGCCCGGCTGTCCGGCCCGGACCCGCTGCACCCGGACCAGGTCCTCGGCCTCACCTTCGGCCGCCGCGCCGCGCAGGAGTGGCGGGCCCGGGTCACCGCCCGGCTCGGCGGCGGTCTTGTGCCGCAGGTGGCGACGTTCCACTCCTTCGCCTACGCACTGGTCCGCGAGCACGCCGACCCGGTCGCCTACGCCGAGCCGCTGCGGCTGCTGTCCGGCCCCGAGCAGGAGCTGCGGCTGCGCGAGCTGCTCACCGGGTCGGTGCGCGACGGCCGGCTCGACTGGCCCCCGGAGCTCGCGGCCGCCCTGGGCACCCGCGGCCTCGCGGCCGAGGTCCGCGCCGTCGTCGCCCAGGCCCGGGCGCTGGGCCTCGACCCCACCGACCTCGAGTCCCTCGCGTCCGGCGCCGGCGCGCTCGGCCCGGCCTGGCGCGCCGTGGGGCAGTTCCTGGGCGAGTACCTCGACGTGCTCGACGCCGAGGGCGTCACCGACTACACCGAGGTCGTCCACCGCGCCGCCCTGCTGGCGCACGACCCGCACGTGCAACCCGGGCTGCACGCGCGCTACCGCGCCGTGTTCGTCGACGAGTACCAGGACACCGACCCCGCTCAGGTGCGGCTGCTCGCCGGGCTGGTCGCGCCCGGCGCCGAGCTGGTCGTCGTGGGCGACCCCGACCAGTCGATCTACGCGTTCCGCGGCGCCGACGCGCGCGGCATCCTCACCTTCCGCGAGCGCTTCCGCGCGCCCGACGGCTCACCGGCGCCGGTGGTCGTGCTCACCCGCACCCGCCGGTTCGGTCCCGTGCTGCGCGAGGCGGCCGGCCGCGTGCTGCGCTCGGCCGCGCTCGGCCCGCTGCCCGCCGACGTGGTGCGCGCGCACCGCTCGCCGGTATGCGAGGGCGCGGCGTACGGCGACGGCCGGGTCGAGGTGCGCACGTTCGACTCGGAGTCGGCCGAGGCCGGCCACATCGCCGACGCGCTGCGCCGCGCGCACCTCGAGCAGGGGGTCCCCTGGGACGACATGGCGGTGCTGGTCCGCAGCGGCCGCCGGTCGGTCGGGCCGATGCGCCGTGCCCTGGCCGCCGCCGGAGTCCCGGTGGAGGTCGCGGGCGACGAGCTCCCGCTGCACGAGGAGCCCGCCGTCGCACCGCTGCTGGCGATGCTCGCGGCGTCCGTCGACCCCCACCACGAGGACCCCGCGGCGCTCGACGAGACGGCCGTGCACGACCTCCTGCTCTCGCCGCTGGCCGACGCCGACCCGGCCGACCTGCGCCGGCTCGGGCGAGCCCTGCGCCGGGTCGAGCGCGAGGCCGACCCGGCCGCCCGGCCAACCCCCTCGGCCACGCTGCTGCGCCGGCTGCTGCTCGACCTCGCCGCCGACCCGGCGGCGCCCGTGCCGGTGTCCGAGTCCTCCTCGGGGCGCGACGCGCGTGCCCGCTTCGCCCTGGCCGCGGTGCGCCGCCTGGCCCGGCTGCTGCGCGACGCCCGGGCCGTCGTCGAGCGGCACGGCGGCACCGAGGAGGTGCTGTGGGCGGTGTGGTCCGGCTGCGCGGCCCGCGGCGGCTCGGGCTGGCCGCACCGGCTCGAGTCGGCCGCGCTGCGCGGGGGAGAGGCGGGCCGGCGCGCCGACGCCGACCTCGACGCCGTGCTCGCGCTGTTCGCCGCCGCCGAGCGCGTGGAGGACCGGTTCGGCGGCCGTCGCGGCGTCGCCAACTTCCTCGCCGAGCTGCGCGAGCAGCAGATCCCGGCGGACACCCTGGCCGAGCGCGGGCTGCGCGGCCCGGCGGTGCGGCTGCTCACCGCGCACCGCGCCAAAGGGCTGCAGTGGCGCCTCGTCGTCGTCGCCGGCGTGCAGGAGGGGGCCTGGCCCGACGTCCGCCGGCGCGGCTCGCTGCTCCAGCCGGACCGCCTGCACGTCAGCGGACTCGTGGCACCGCCGCCGCCGGCCGCCCTGCTCGCCGAGGAGCGCCGGCTGTTCTACGTCGCCTGCACCCGCGCGCAGGAGCGGCTGATGGTCACGGCGGTGCGGTCCGTACTCGACGACGGGCCGCAGCCCTCGCGCTTCCTCGACGAGATCGCCGGGCACGAGCTCGGCCCCGCCGACCACCTGCCCGGTCGGCCGGCCAGGCCGCTGTCGGTCGCGGGCCTGGTCGCGCAGCTGCGGGCCACCGCCGCGGACCCCGACCGCCCGCCGGCGCTGCGCGAGGCTGCCGTGCGACGTCTCGCCGTGCTCGCCTCTGCCGAGCACGAGGGCCGCGCGCTCGTGCCGGCCGCCCGGCCCGAGCACTGGTGGGGCCTGGCCGAGCCGACCTCGTCGGGCACGCCCGTGCGCCCCCTCGACGAGCCGCTGGCCTTCTCCGGCAGCCAGCTGCAGGCCATGACCCGATGCCCCCTGCAGTGGTTCCTCGGCCACGAGGTGCACGGCGAGGTGGCGCGCACCACGGCGCTCGGCTTCGGGTCGATCGTCCACGTCATCGCCGACGCCGTGGCCCGCGAGCAGCTGCCCCCGGACCCCGACGCCCTCGACGAGCGGATCGACCAGGTGTGGTCCGAGCTCGGCTTCGAGGCCGTGTGGCAGTCGCGCTCGGAGCGGGTCGCGGCCAGCGAGGCCGTGCGGCGCTTCCTCGCGTGGCACGACTCGCGTCCGGACCGCACGTTCCTCGCCAGCGAGCACAAGTTCGAGGTCACCGTGGCCGTCGGCGAGCGCGGCGTCGCCCTCCGCGGGTCCTTCGACCGGGTCGAGGTCGACGCCGACGGCGCCGTGCGGATCGCGGACCTCAAGACCCAGAAGTCCAAGCTGCGCGCCGAGGACCTGCCCCAGCACCCGCAGATGGGCGTCTACCAGGTGGCGGTGCGCGAGGGCGCGCTGCGCGAGCTGCCGGCCGAGCTGCTCGAGCAGGCCGGCCTCGCCGGCCCGCCGGAGAGCCCGCCCGTCGGCGGGGCCGAGCTCGTCCTGCTGCGGCTGGGCAAGGGGGGCCAGCCCGAGGTGCAGCCGCAGCCGCCGATCGGCGACGGGCTCACCTGGGTGGACGTCGCGCTGCACGAGGCCGACTCCCACGTGCGCACCGAGTCGTTCCCGGCCCGCCCCGGCGAGTCGTGCCGGTTCTGCTCGTTCCGCCGGGCCTGCCCGGGCACCGACGAGGGCCGGGAGGTCCTGCCGTGA
- a CDS encoding adenylate kinase, whose amino-acid sequence MRRVLVGGITGSGKTTFALELARRTGLPFHEMDALYHGPGWTPIPTFAADVAAVAGGDAWVVDSHGYTEVRDLLWARADTVVWLDYPRLVAASRVTRRSFVRAWTGEPMFNGNTETFRAWLDPEHPVQWVWSQYAARRADMLERFADPRYAGLRKVRLRSPAAARRWLDVAVPGLRAGRG is encoded by the coding sequence GTGAGGCGCGTGCTGGTCGGGGGGATCACCGGCTCCGGCAAGACGACCTTCGCCCTCGAGCTGGCCCGGCGCACCGGCTTGCCCTTCCACGAGATGGACGCCCTCTACCACGGCCCCGGCTGGACGCCGATCCCCACGTTCGCCGCCGACGTCGCGGCGGTGGCGGGGGGCGACGCGTGGGTGGTGGACTCGCACGGCTACACCGAGGTCCGCGACCTGCTGTGGGCGCGCGCGGACACCGTGGTGTGGCTGGACTACCCGCGGCTGGTCGCGGCGTCGCGGGTCACGCGCCGCTCCTTCGTACGAGCGTGGACCGGCGAGCCGATGTTCAACGGCAACACCGAGACCTTCCGCGCGTGGCTGGACCCGGAGCACCCCGTGCAGTGGGTGTGGAGCCAGTACGCCGCGCGCCGCGCCGACATGCTCGAGCGCTTCGCGGACCCGCGCTACGCGGGGTTGCGCAAGGTGCGCCTCCGCTCGCCCGCCGCGGCACGGCGCTGGCTCGACGTCGCCGTGCCCGGGCTGCGCGCGGGCCGCGGCTGA